From one Streptomyces sp. NBC_00654 genomic stretch:
- a CDS encoding MFS transporter — translation MSRRDSARPRAEGAEGWPAAEPSLWRHGDFRLYWGGQAVTVAGYGITTIGISVIAVVDLHASTMHVALIAVAGKLPALLLSLHAGVLADRYRKRPIIITCDVLCALTLASIPLAQFAGQVTLGQLYAVAFLVSAFQVVGSNASISYLPTLLRGEQLKEGNAKLGATNSLADLAGNNLGGLLVTVLGAARAIAVDALSYLVCAFCLLTIRHREPKPAPRPAGSSHWTEIREGLDYTLQTPVVRSIVLSNATTSFALAASSALWSLYLLRELSWSPTALGIVMGAGGIGGFLGALLWRRWERRWGAGPVMLTALTINPLAQIPLVLVGPGTAGQAVIGACLLIQTGAAVAHGGLQRSVRQELCPAHLQGRAQATGAWLASGLRPVAAFLAGVLGTLLGLRSALGVITFLLCAPLVILWRSPVRGLHPSPVPAFATEPGVVTQIPPAGAGSSSSTP, via the coding sequence GTGAGCAGGAGGGACAGTGCCCGCCCGCGGGCGGAAGGAGCTGAAGGATGGCCCGCGGCGGAGCCGAGTCTGTGGCGGCATGGGGACTTCCGGCTCTACTGGGGCGGCCAGGCTGTGACCGTCGCGGGTTACGGCATCACGACGATCGGCATCTCGGTGATCGCTGTGGTGGACCTGCACGCCTCGACCATGCACGTGGCGCTGATCGCCGTCGCGGGCAAACTGCCCGCGCTGCTGCTGTCCCTCCACGCCGGCGTCCTCGCCGACCGCTACCGCAAGCGGCCCATCATCATCACGTGCGACGTCCTGTGCGCGCTCACCCTGGCCAGCATCCCCCTGGCCCAGTTCGCCGGACAGGTCACCCTGGGCCAGCTGTACGCGGTGGCCTTCCTCGTCTCCGCGTTTCAGGTGGTCGGGAGCAACGCCTCGATCAGCTACCTCCCGACGCTGCTGCGTGGGGAGCAGCTCAAGGAGGGCAATGCCAAGCTCGGCGCGACGAACTCGTTGGCCGACCTCGCCGGGAACAACCTCGGCGGGCTGCTGGTCACCGTGCTGGGCGCCGCCCGGGCGATCGCCGTGGACGCTCTCTCGTATCTGGTCTGTGCCTTCTGTCTGCTGACCATCCGCCACCGTGAGCCGAAGCCGGCACCCCGGCCAGCGGGCAGCAGCCACTGGACGGAGATCCGCGAAGGCCTCGACTACACCCTGCAGACTCCCGTGGTGCGGTCCATCGTCCTGTCGAACGCCACCACGTCGTTCGCCCTGGCTGCCAGTTCGGCACTCTGGTCCCTCTACCTTTTGCGTGAACTGTCCTGGAGTCCCACGGCGCTGGGCATCGTCATGGGCGCAGGCGGGATCGGCGGGTTCCTCGGCGCCCTGCTGTGGCGAAGATGGGAGCGGCGCTGGGGAGCCGGCCCCGTCATGCTCACCGCTCTGACCATCAATCCTCTGGCCCAGATCCCGCTGGTCCTCGTCGGCCCTGGGACCGCTGGCCAGGCCGTCATCGGTGCCTGTCTACTGATCCAGACCGGGGCGGCCGTTGCCCACGGCGGACTGCAGCGCAGCGTGCGACAAGAGCTGTGTCCCGCACATCTGCAGGGCCGCGCCCAGGCCACCGGTGCGTGGCTCGCCTCCGGTCTGCGCCCTGTTGCCGCATTCCTCGCCGGTGTACTCGGCACCCTCCTCGGGCTACGGTCCGCCCTCGGCGTGATCACCTTCCTGCTCTGCGCCCCCTTGGTGATCCTTTGGCGCTCCCCCGTGCGTGGCCTGCACCCCTCCCCCGTGCCGGCCTTCGCCACGGAACCAGGAGTCGTGACACAGATCCCGCCCGCCGGAGCCGGATCTTCCTCATCCACCCCATGA
- a CDS encoding ATP-binding cassette domain-containing protein: MNSHSLSVSCTRVTQEELPVQAPPRGRFPQIDHDSIRALVGHNGSGKSTLVKLLCGLRIPDSGHVLWGGVATSDADRAQVFDRVAMVAQDFYRWPFTARVNIGAGRPVAPMDDAALAPAAAYAGADKVIASLPWGLDTLLARGYKGGHEISGGMWQTVGLARARHRMGQVLIVDEPTSALDPAAEQRVFDQIHRLSGEGQTTILITHRLHSVRDADYIYVLDEGRVAEHGTFADLMDPTTGTGAFRDAYELQAAQFRAPSPSVPGQTGSGTGVAGTKAAAEGTASS; encoded by the coding sequence ATGAACTCCCATTCCCTGTCAGTCAGTTGCACTCGCGTCACACAAGAAGAACTACCGGTCCAGGCCCCGCCGCGAGGGCGCTTCCCGCAAATTGATCACGACTCGATACGCGCCCTAGTCGGCCACAATGGAAGCGGCAAGTCGACCCTGGTGAAGCTGCTGTGCGGGCTGCGGATCCCCGACAGCGGGCACGTTCTGTGGGGCGGCGTAGCCACCTCCGACGCTGATCGCGCCCAGGTCTTCGACCGGGTGGCGATGGTCGCCCAGGACTTCTACCGGTGGCCGTTCACCGCCCGGGTGAACATCGGGGCCGGACGCCCCGTAGCGCCGATGGACGACGCAGCCCTCGCCCCGGCCGCCGCGTACGCCGGGGCCGACAAGGTCATCGCCTCCCTGCCCTGGGGGCTGGACACCCTCCTCGCGCGCGGGTACAAGGGCGGGCACGAGATCTCTGGCGGGATGTGGCAGACGGTGGGACTGGCCCGGGCCCGTCACCGCATGGGCCAGGTTCTGATCGTCGACGAGCCGACCAGCGCACTGGATCCCGCCGCGGAGCAGCGGGTCTTCGACCAGATCCACCGGCTGTCCGGCGAGGGACAGACCACCATCCTGATCACCCACCGCCTGCACAGCGTCCGCGACGCCGACTACATCTACGTCCTGGACGAAGGCCGCGTCGCCGAACACGGCACCTTCGCCGATCTGATGGACCCGACCACCGGCACCGGAGCCTTCCGCGACGCCTACGAGCTGCAGGCCGCCCAGTTCCGTGCCCCGTCGCCTTCAGTTCCGGGCCAGACAGGATCGGGCACCGGAGTTGCCGGTACGAAGGCGGCGGCAGAAGGAACGGCTTCCTCGTGA
- a CDS encoding phosphotransferase enzyme family protein, whose product MSTASRQPATTPAPTSSPPDPAVEEEQVAALAATLELAYGLLPAGIKRIPEGTATDNFAVVDQSGQRHFAKVYRTRELRALELELASIELSEYAADGRVATARATRSRDHQLIATHGHVPMSLWSYVTHTETAEGTLAGARWASAGTAMGRLHSRLATYPAAAPSQAPGAAVCDVGASRDRFNRLIHAYQHKPRLGKFEAWALRATRERQAIMAGVEKTLASLPQLTVQILHGDTAGPNVLFKDTEVAAIVDFRPPATGYLAWEIARLGCDPKSVLDSSATDWLAGYTDLTLAYREANPKASADDLLFSLRVGCAAMLCSAFPLSVPVERPHLVDAALEAYGQVRHKAALALLDRLPAMEEVLREALR is encoded by the coding sequence ATGTCCACCGCATCCCGCCAGCCCGCCACCACCCCCGCTCCCACCTCCTCGCCACCTGACCCTGCCGTGGAGGAGGAGCAGGTGGCGGCCCTCGCCGCCACGCTGGAGCTCGCGTACGGGCTCCTGCCGGCCGGCATCAAGCGCATTCCGGAAGGCACCGCGACGGACAACTTCGCGGTCGTAGACCAGAGTGGCCAGCGGCACTTCGCCAAGGTCTACCGCACCCGAGAACTCCGGGCCCTGGAGCTGGAGCTGGCATCCATCGAACTGTCGGAGTACGCCGCCGACGGAAGGGTCGCGACAGCGCGGGCAACCCGCAGCCGCGATCACCAGCTCATCGCCACCCACGGCCACGTGCCGATGTCCCTGTGGTCGTACGTGACGCACACCGAGACTGCCGAGGGAACACTGGCCGGTGCACGGTGGGCGTCGGCGGGCACGGCGATGGGCCGACTGCACAGCCGGCTCGCTACGTACCCCGCCGCCGCACCCAGCCAGGCTCCGGGAGCCGCGGTGTGCGACGTGGGCGCCTCACGGGATCGGTTCAACCGCCTCATCCATGCCTACCAGCACAAGCCCAGGCTCGGGAAGTTCGAGGCGTGGGCACTGCGGGCGACGCGGGAACGGCAAGCCATCATGGCGGGCGTCGAGAAGACACTCGCTTCGCTCCCGCAGCTCACCGTCCAGATCCTGCACGGCGACACGGCCGGCCCCAACGTTCTGTTCAAAGACACCGAAGTGGCCGCGATCGTGGACTTCCGTCCGCCCGCGACCGGGTACCTGGCCTGGGAGATCGCACGTCTTGGTTGTGACCCTAAGAGCGTGCTGGACAGCAGTGCAACGGACTGGCTCGCCGGCTACACCGATCTCACCCTGGCCTACCGGGAGGCCAACCCGAAGGCGTCCGCGGACGACCTCTTGTTCTCGCTTCGCGTTGGCTGTGCCGCGATGCTCTGTTCGGCCTTTCCGCTGTCGGTGCCGGTGGAACGACCGCACCTCGTCGATGCCGCACTTGAGGCATACGGACAGGTGCGCCACAAAGCGGCTCTGGCGCTGCTCGACCGGCTCCCTGCCATGGAGGAGGTTCTACGTGAGGCTCTTCGCTGA
- a CDS encoding NUDIX hydrolase, whose product MAITDAVISQTLATYLERYPDETEALSAPLRILAGGSGFASRRNFPMHVTVGALLVRRGLEILLIEHRAYGITLQPGGHLEPTDATLVDAAVRELAEETGLDPAGVTLADPVPAYVEYGRVPARPEKGEPDHFHLDLGYAFTTDRADVGQIQEAEVTGAAWVPLADAERLVGPRIARAVSRTARVG is encoded by the coding sequence GTGGCGATCACTGACGCCGTCATCTCGCAGACCCTGGCCACGTACCTGGAGCGATACCCGGACGAGACCGAGGCACTGTCTGCGCCGCTGCGGATACTCGCGGGCGGCAGTGGCTTCGCCTCGCGGCGCAACTTCCCGATGCACGTGACGGTGGGCGCGCTCCTGGTCCGTCGCGGCCTCGAGATCCTGCTGATCGAGCACCGGGCGTACGGGATCACCTTGCAGCCGGGCGGACATCTCGAGCCCACCGACGCGACGCTGGTTGACGCGGCCGTGCGCGAGCTCGCCGAGGAGACCGGACTCGACCCGGCGGGAGTGACCCTGGCGGATCCAGTGCCCGCGTACGTCGAGTACGGGCGCGTCCCGGCGCGCCCCGAGAAGGGCGAGCCGGATCACTTCCACCTCGACCTGGGGTACGCGTTCACGACGGACCGCGCGGACGTGGGGCAGATCCAGGAAGCGGAGGTGACCGGTGCCGCGTGGGTCCCGCTCGCAGATGCCGAACGGCTGGTCGGCCCGCGCATCGCCCGTGCGGTGAGCCGGACCGCCCGCGTCGGCTGA
- a CDS encoding NUDIX hydrolase, which yields MKTCDNTSVGIVITDHQGRYLVFDRATLPHGTAPAAGHIDDHGSPEDAARAEVEEELGLSVTGLTRITGGWRENRCRRLPGARGTGHDWTVFHAAVTGELVPSARETKNVRWIDSDALQELTDRTVVHAQGRMSGAEFEAAPGIEPVWIQWFVDVAAIHISPDDLLRVEKLTR from the coding sequence ATGAAGACCTGCGACAACACCTCGGTCGGAATCGTCATCACCGATCACCAAGGCCGTTACCTGGTATTCGACCGTGCCACCCTCCCGCATGGCACAGCCCCTGCCGCGGGCCACATCGACGACCATGGAAGTCCCGAGGACGCGGCCCGCGCCGAGGTCGAGGAAGAACTCGGCTTGTCCGTCACCGGCCTTACCCGCATCACCGGCGGCTGGCGAGAGAACCGATGCCGCCGGTTGCCCGGCGCACGCGGCACTGGCCACGACTGGACCGTCTTCCACGCCGCCGTCACCGGCGAGCTCGTCCCGAGCGCCCGCGAGACGAAGAACGTCCGCTGGATCGACTCCGACGCCCTGCAGGAGCTGACGGACCGGACGGTCGTCCATGCCCAGGGACGTATGAGCGGGGCCGAGTTCGAGGCCGCGCCGGGCATCGAGCCAGTGTGGATCCAGTGGTTCGTCGACGTCGCCGCGATTCACATCAGCCCCGACGACCTGCTGCGGGTGGAAAAGCTCACCCGGTGA
- a CDS encoding beta-ketoacyl synthase N-terminal-like domain-containing protein: protein MSSTSGARMSVPHAREVVVTGIGLAVPGVAAYGDLLGPLPGEGGFDLVTGLRGREMRHKDRASRLALRAAESALRDAALLDAEGAFTGAADSTAVVVSTNLGNADSVCEAADTITQEGVTGLSPLSLPQTSSNVVAGWVAIRYGLRGPNLTVCNGITSGLDALAWARNLISAHRATAVLVVGVEPANDVAAKLLGERSTDAAVAVVLEPSDTAADRGARPRAAIAGYARARDLAEALATAGAAGEEPVDLWLGNEANTGTKLLGATHRIDLEAQLGPLSGALGVLQCAAAAAHLDTGATGHIVATAGGLHHDAAAALFLTTPPTTRPSTQKPGEHL, encoded by the coding sequence ATGAGCTCGACGAGTGGCGCACGGATGAGCGTCCCGCATGCCCGGGAGGTCGTCGTCACTGGCATCGGACTGGCGGTGCCCGGTGTCGCGGCGTACGGCGACCTCCTCGGACCGCTGCCCGGCGAGGGCGGTTTTGACCTCGTGACCGGGCTCCGCGGGCGCGAGATGCGCCACAAGGACCGTGCGTCCCGCCTCGCTCTGCGAGCCGCCGAGTCCGCCCTCCGCGACGCCGCCCTTCTGGACGCCGAAGGCGCGTTCACGGGTGCGGCTGACTCGACCGCCGTCGTGGTCAGCACCAACCTGGGCAATGCGGACAGCGTGTGTGAAGCCGCCGACACCATCACCCAAGAAGGCGTCACAGGGCTCAGCCCGCTGAGCCTGCCTCAGACCTCAAGCAACGTCGTCGCCGGCTGGGTGGCCATCCGCTACGGGCTACGCGGCCCCAACCTCACCGTCTGCAACGGCATCACGAGCGGTCTGGACGCCCTCGCCTGGGCCCGGAACCTCATCTCGGCCCACCGTGCCACCGCGGTCCTCGTCGTCGGGGTCGAACCGGCCAACGATGTGGCGGCGAAGCTGCTCGGTGAGCGGTCCACTGACGCGGCGGTCGCCGTCGTCCTCGAACCGTCGGACACGGCCGCTGACCGTGGCGCCCGCCCGCGCGCCGCGATTGCCGGCTACGCACGGGCCCGCGATCTCGCCGAAGCGCTGGCCACCGCCGGTGCAGCGGGAGAGGAACCCGTCGACCTGTGGCTCGGAAACGAGGCGAACACCGGGACGAAGCTGCTCGGAGCCACGCATCGAATCGACCTGGAAGCCCAGCTGGGCCCCCTGTCCGGGGCTCTGGGAGTCCTCCAGTGCGCAGCAGCGGCCGCCCACCTGGACACGGGCGCCACCGGGCACATTGTCGCCACGGCCGGGGGTCTGCACCACGACGCGGCAGCAGCCCTGTTCCTGACCACGCCACCGACCACTCGTCCATCCACGCAGAAGCCGGGGGAACACCTATGA
- a CDS encoding alpha/beta fold hydrolase has protein sequence MSGATVTIEDLRSLIAGVLEIEPDEVADQAHFTDQLDIDSLLMLEISTRVDNAFDVPENTVLTSGASTLAELHAALTAQLPARAAAHPLIRPRTLNDPAVRLFLFHHAGGSHLLYRGWAQHFPEDWELCLLEAPGRGQLQALPLIDDCDQLVDYFHTAIAPLLDRPFGFFGHSMGALLAYQLTRRLHHEGGPIPDWVGVSAYGIPREAATDEVRPHLMSDGELRRWLRDVGGSTPQLLDDESVWSTFAPVFRNDFKLLDTWTPPRSPEALPVPLSVFGGSGDELASEESLLSWQMATTRFRGLQRYDGNHFYLMSHQQPLAAAVTAAMRSATA, from the coding sequence ATGAGCGGCGCGACCGTGACCATCGAGGATCTCCGCTCCCTGATAGCCGGAGTACTGGAGATCGAACCCGACGAGGTCGCCGACCAGGCGCACTTCACCGACCAGCTCGACATCGACTCGCTGCTGATGCTCGAGATCTCCACCCGCGTGGACAACGCGTTCGACGTCCCGGAGAACACCGTGCTCACCAGCGGGGCCAGCACCCTCGCCGAACTGCACGCCGCCCTCACTGCACAGCTCCCCGCCAGGGCGGCGGCTCACCCGCTCATCCGCCCGAGAACCCTGAACGATCCAGCGGTGCGCCTGTTCCTGTTCCACCACGCCGGTGGGTCGCACTTGCTCTACCGGGGCTGGGCGCAGCACTTCCCCGAGGACTGGGAGCTCTGCCTCCTTGAGGCCCCCGGCCGGGGTCAGCTGCAGGCGCTCCCGCTGATCGACGACTGCGACCAGCTGGTCGACTACTTCCACACCGCGATCGCTCCGCTGCTCGACCGGCCTTTCGGGTTCTTCGGGCACAGCATGGGCGCGCTCCTGGCCTACCAGCTCACCCGCCGACTGCACCACGAAGGGGGCCCGATCCCTGACTGGGTGGGGGTGTCCGCCTACGGCATCCCGCGAGAAGCAGCAACCGACGAGGTCCGCCCCCACCTCATGTCCGACGGCGAACTGCGCCGCTGGCTACGAGACGTGGGCGGCAGCACACCTCAACTGCTCGACGACGAATCCGTCTGGAGCACGTTCGCCCCCGTGTTCCGCAACGACTTCAAGCTGCTGGACACCTGGACACCTCCGCGCAGCCCCGAGGCGCTGCCCGTTCCGCTGTCGGTGTTCGGGGGCAGCGGCGACGAACTGGCCAGCGAGGAGAGTCTGCTCTCCTGGCAGATGGCCACCACGCGCTTCCGCGGGCTCCAGCGGTACGACGGCAACCACTTCTACCTGATGAGCCACCAGCAGCCGCTGGCGGCCGCTGTCACGGCCGCCATGCGATCGGCCACCGCATGA